The following are encoded in a window of Anoplopoma fimbria isolate UVic2021 breed Golden Eagle Sablefish chromosome 3, Afim_UVic_2022, whole genome shotgun sequence genomic DNA:
- the ect2 gene encoding protein ECT2 isoform X4, producing the protein MADSSILTLGTARSLLVDTSVYDSRIAETTKDHVFLGMACDDGEDMLPKVETRVVLVGAAGRNGALVKALQDINTPCILTDNVQEFGDGENTDFETVFILTDFDSPDYNYLYKHDNRIVGPPVVLHCAAKDEPLQFACRPLYCTTMLNLSLCFTGFRNKEEMKNLVNLVHHMGGTIRKDFSTKVTHLIAYSTHGEKYRLAVCMGTPILTPSWIHKAWERRDEVHFHAGEEDFRTEFKVPPFQDCILSFLGFSDEEKANMEERTLKHGGSSLEVGDERCTHMVVEENSVKELPFPPKKLYVVKQEWFWGSIQMDARAGESMYFYEKNDSPAMKKAVSLLSLTTPNSNRKRRRLRDTLAQFTKETEISPFPPPRKRPSAEHSLSIGSLLDISNTPDTCKALAESSKPSKSSTPVLSKQSARWQVSKELYQTESNYVDILSTILQLFKLPLEKEGQVGGPILAQEEMKTIFGSIPEIYDVHTRIKSNLEELLTDWSEDRSVGDIILNYSGELVKAYPPFVNFFEMSKETIVRCEKQNPRFHAFLKINQAKPECGRQTLGELLIRPVQRLPSVALLLNDIKKHTSDDNPDKITLEKAIESLKEVMTHINEDKRKTEGQKQIFDVVYEVDGCPANLLSSHRSLVHRVETIALGDQPCDRGENVTLFLFNDCLEIARKRHKVINTFKSPLGQTRPPPSLKHIALMPLSQIRRVLDLQDTEDCVNAFALVVHPPTEQENLLFSFQLAGEETVKNTWLRTLCRHVANTICKADAEDLIQCTDPDSLQVSTKDMDSTLSKASRAIKKTSKKVTRAFSFTKTPKRVIQRAFMANSTPDEKSQRLCCDNRIGSSSTLAARHSPSMVNLPSMFERKYHTFSRSTTHLF; encoded by the exons ATGGCTGACAGCAGCATCCTGACTTTAGGGACGGCTCGGAGTCTGTTGGTGGATACTTCAGTCTATGATTCGAGGATCGCAGAAACCACCAAGGACCATGTATTTCTGGGCATGGCATGTGATGACGGGGAAG ATATGCTGCCAAAAGTGGAGACAAGGGTTGTTCTTGTGGGAGCAGCGGGCAGAAATGGAGCGCTGGTCAAAGCACTGCAG GACATCAACACCCCGTGCATATTGACGGACAACGTCCAAGAGTTTGGAGATGGAGAGAACACCGACTTTGAGACGGTGTTCATCCTCACAGACTTTGATTCTCCCGACTACAACTACCTCTACAAACATGACAACCGCATTGTCGGGCCTCCCGTCGTGCTGCACTGTGCTGCCAAGGACGAA CCTCTACAGTTTGCATGCCGTCCTCTCTACTGCACCACGATGCTGAACCTGTCGCTGTGTTTCACCGGCTTCAGGAACAAAGAAGAAATG aAGAACTTGGTGAATCTGGTTCATCACATGGGTGGAACGATCCGGAAAGACTTCAGCACCAAGGTTACTCATCTCATCGCCTACTCCACTCATGGGGAGAAATACAGG CTGGCAGTGTGCATGGGGACGCCCATTCTGACTCCATCATGGATTCAtaaggcctgggagagaagagatgaagt GCACTTCCATGCAGGAGAAGAGGATTTTCGAACAGAGTTCAAAGTGCCACCGTTCCAGGACTGCATCCTGAGTTTTCTGGGTTTTTCAGATGAAGAGAAGGCCAACATGGAGGAGAGGACTCTCAAACACG GTGGCAGTTCTCTTGAGGTTGGAGATGAGAGGTGTACACACATGGTGGTGGAGGAAAACTCAGTAAAGGAGCTGCCGTTTCCTCCCAAGAAACTCTATGTGGTCAAACAGGAG TGGTTCTGGGGCAGCATTCAGATGGACGCTCGGGCCGGAGAGTCCATGTACTTCTACGAGAAG AACGACAGCCCAGCCATGAAGAAGGCAGTGTCCCTCCTGTCCCTCACCACCCCCAACAGTAACCGCAAGCGTCGGCGTCTCAGGGACACGCTGGCTCAGTTCACCAAGGAGACGGAGATCTCCCCCTTCCCTCCGCCACGCAAAAGGCCGTCTGCAGAGCACTCCCTGTCCATCGGTTCTCTGCTGGACATCTCTAATACCCCTGACACATGCAAGGCCTTGGCAG AGAGTTCAAAGCCATCCAAGAGCTCCACTCCGGTTCTGTCTAAGCAGTCAGCCAGGTGGCAGGTCTCCAAGGAACTCTACCAGACTGAGAGCAACTATGTGGACATTCTGAGCACCATCCTACAG cTTTTCAAGCTTCCTTTAGAGAAAGAGGGGCAAGTGGGAGGACCAATCCTCGCCCAAGAAGAAATGAAGACAATATTTGGCAGCATCCCAGAAATCTACGATGTTCACACTAGAATAAAG AGTAACCTTGAGGAGCTGCTGACAGACTGGTCAGAGGACAGGAGTGTAGGAGATATCATCCTCAATTAT tcgGGCGAGCTGGTGAAGGCCTACCCACCCTTTGTCAACTTCTTCGAAATGAGCAAGGAGACAATTGTTCGTTGCGAGAAACAAAACCCCCGCTTCCATGCTTTTCTCAAG ATCAACCAGGCCAAGCCAGAGTGTGGCAGGCAGACGCTGGGGGAGCTGCTCATCAGACCTGTACAGAGACTGCCCAGTGTGGCCCTTCTTCTTAAtg ACATAAAGAAGCATACGTCGGATGACAACCCAGACAAGATAACACTGGAGAAAGCAATTGAGTCTCTGAAAGAAGTCATGAC TCACATCAATGAGGACAAGAGGAAGACAGAAGGCCAGAAGCAGATCTTTGATGTTGTTTATGAAGTGGATGGCTGTCCT GCCAACTTGCTGTCGTCCCATCGCAGCCTGGTTCACCGGGTAGAAACAATCGCCCTGGGAGACCAGCCTTGTGACCGTGGAGAAAATgtcactctcttcctcttcaacGACTGCCTTGAA ATCGCGAGGAAGCGACACAAGGTGATCAATACATTTAAGAGTCCGCTGGGACAGACGAGACCACCACCCTCGCTCAAACACATCGCACTGATGCCGCTGTCCCAGATCCGCAGAGTGCTGGACCTGCAGGACACAGAGG ACTGTGTGAATGCATTCGCCTTGGTGGTTCACCCTCCAACCGAACAGGAGAACTTGTTGTTCAGCTTCCAACTGGCCGGGGAGGAAACGGTTAAAAACACCTGGCTGCGAACTCTTTGCCGCCACGTCGCCAACACCATCTGCAAGGCTGATGCG GAGGACCTGATTCAGTGCACAGACCCCGACTCACTACAGGTCAGCACCAAGGATATGGACAGCACCCTGAGCAAAGCCTCCAGGGCCATCAAGAAGACCTCTAAAAAG gtAACCAGGGCCTTTTCCTTCACCAAGACCCCGAAGCGTGTGATCCAGAGGGCGTTCATGGCCAACAGCACTCCAGATGAGAAAAGCCAGAGGCTGTGTTGTGACAACCGCATCGGCAGCAGCTCCACACTGGCT